In Rariglobus hedericola, the following proteins share a genomic window:
- the lpoB gene encoding penicillin-binding protein activator LpoB: MTTLRFKTALLAGVLAPVAFVFSGCQSAQVRNVDASGPQALNTAGINSQDWSNAADQLINSLLTSGALDRAPSQPAVLAIDRVLNNTQLNVDTDLLIKKIRVALTQTGKVAITNTMGLGERAVVASEAAELDEMTTGKKAKVIAPHFTLYAKLIQQVDRLNGVTQNTYTFQMSLINVKTGLTVWEEDREIAKQSKKSAVGW, translated from the coding sequence ATGACCACACTCCGCTTCAAAACCGCTCTTCTCGCCGGCGTGCTCGCACCCGTCGCCTTCGTGTTCTCCGGCTGCCAATCGGCGCAGGTTCGCAACGTCGACGCCAGCGGCCCGCAGGCCCTCAACACCGCCGGGATCAACTCCCAGGACTGGTCCAATGCCGCCGACCAGCTGATCAACTCGCTGCTCACCTCCGGCGCCCTTGACCGCGCTCCGTCGCAGCCCGCCGTCCTCGCGATCGACCGCGTGCTCAACAACACCCAGCTGAACGTCGACACCGATCTCCTCATCAAGAAGATCCGCGTCGCCCTCACCCAGACCGGCAAGGTCGCCATCACGAACACGATGGGCCTCGGCGAGCGCGCCGTCGTTGCCTCCGAGGCCGCCGAGCTCGATGAAATGACCACTGGCAAGAAGGCCAAGGTCATCGCCCCGCACTTCACGCTCTACGCGAAGCTCATCCAGCAGGTCGACCGTCTCAACGGCGTCACCCAGAACACTTACACGTTCCAGATGTCGCTCATCAACGTGAAGACCGGCCTCACCGTCTGGGAAGAAGACCGCGAGATCGCCAAGCAGTCCAAGAAGTCCGCCGTCGGCTGGTAA
- a CDS encoding YcfL family protein has protein sequence MKTSPRLLVGSLLVAGALVALSGCATNVNSVERAQPVATPNYISDKRVVTDNTLARTVRVNSVNQDTVSGNLLKVQATLENLKNNPRTVRYKFEWVSDTGMSIGSPNESWKTITILGRETTTISTVAVNPRAVDFVLKLSE, from the coding sequence ATGAAAACATCCCCCCGTCTCCTCGTCGGCAGCCTTCTGGTCGCCGGTGCGCTCGTCGCCCTCTCCGGTTGCGCCACCAATGTGAACAGCGTTGAACGCGCCCAGCCGGTGGCCACGCCCAACTACATTTCCGACAAACGCGTCGTCACCGACAACACCCTCGCCCGCACTGTGCGCGTCAACTCGGTGAATCAGGACACCGTCTCCGGCAACCTCCTCAAGGTGCAGGCCACGCTGGAGAACTTGAAGAACAACCCCCGCACCGTGCGCTACAAGTTCGAGTGGGTCAGCGATACCGGCATGTCCATCGGCTCGCCCAACGAGTCCTGGAAGACCATCACCATCCTCGGTCGCGAAACCACCACCATCTCCACCGTTGCGGTCAACCCCCGCGCGGTTGATTTCGTCCTGAAACTCAGTGAATAA
- a CDS encoding COG3014 family protein, producing MKSTARARQIAQFTGAAALLLLASGCQTYQQQSADLASSFRNASIASAVASADKEAASKAGGKDELLWRLEQGATLRMAVLADETQLPHPPVAAPKDPAEPVPVAPTHTEIAAGYAKRSNTAFDQAEERVNYWEEQAKLKVGSEAFSIVTNQANIPYRGRAYDKVLMNAYKALNYLQMGQRDAARVELNRSLQRQRDAVDINQKRIAEAQAEADKAREGKVEDEKGQTASYDVDKAQADPKTGPALNQALAESTAPIKAYGDYVNPFAVFLDGLFFSIAGENGADWERGRKSFERLASLVPENPYVIADRDLGAAAAEGKAPENLTYVIFETGTGPERDQIRIDIPTFIVTSRLAYVGAAFPKLKFNGDYASSLTVTAGGQSAATATIASMDSVVANDFKNEWPTILTKTLVSTATKAIIQATVQKQLSDQSAMAGLIGSVTMTVLNASTNIADTRTWITLPKEFQYARIATPADRQLTLTTGTQTKTITLDPGVVNVVYVKSVSSTAPLLVSQILLK from the coding sequence ATGAAATCGACCGCACGCGCACGCCAGATTGCGCAGTTTACCGGAGCCGCCGCGCTCCTGCTCCTCGCCTCAGGCTGTCAGACCTACCAGCAACAGTCCGCCGATCTCGCCAGTTCCTTCCGTAATGCGAGCATCGCTTCGGCCGTCGCCAGCGCCGATAAGGAGGCCGCCTCCAAAGCCGGTGGCAAAGACGAGCTCCTCTGGCGCCTCGAGCAAGGCGCGACCTTGCGCATGGCCGTGCTCGCCGACGAGACCCAGCTCCCGCATCCGCCCGTCGCCGCTCCGAAGGATCCGGCCGAGCCGGTGCCCGTCGCGCCCACGCACACCGAGATCGCCGCTGGCTACGCGAAACGTTCCAACACCGCCTTCGATCAGGCGGAAGAGCGCGTGAATTATTGGGAGGAACAAGCCAAGTTGAAGGTCGGCTCCGAGGCGTTCTCGATCGTCACGAATCAGGCTAACATTCCCTATCGTGGCCGCGCTTACGACAAGGTCCTTATGAACGCCTACAAGGCGCTCAACTACCTCCAGATGGGCCAGCGCGACGCCGCCCGCGTGGAGTTGAATCGCTCCCTCCAGCGCCAGCGCGATGCCGTCGATATCAACCAGAAGCGTATCGCCGAAGCCCAGGCTGAGGCCGACAAAGCCCGCGAAGGCAAAGTTGAAGATGAGAAAGGCCAGACCGCTTCCTACGACGTCGATAAAGCCCAGGCCGATCCCAAGACCGGCCCCGCCCTTAATCAGGCTCTCGCCGAGTCCACCGCGCCGATCAAGGCCTACGGTGATTATGTGAACCCGTTCGCGGTTTTCCTCGACGGTCTGTTCTTCTCCATCGCCGGTGAAAACGGCGCCGATTGGGAGCGCGGTCGCAAGTCCTTCGAGCGCCTCGCCAGCCTCGTCCCCGAGAATCCCTACGTCATCGCCGACCGCGATCTCGGCGCCGCCGCCGCCGAGGGCAAGGCTCCGGAAAACCTCACCTACGTCATCTTCGAAACCGGCACCGGCCCCGAGCGCGACCAGATCCGCATCGACATCCCCACCTTCATCGTGACCAGCCGCCTCGCCTACGTCGGCGCGGCCTTCCCCAAGCTCAAGTTCAACGGTGACTATGCCTCCAGCCTGACCGTGACCGCCGGCGGTCAATCCGCCGCCACCGCCACGATTGCCAGCATGGACAGCGTCGTGGCCAACGACTTCAAAAACGAGTGGCCCACCATCCTGACCAAGACCCTCGTGTCGACCGCGACCAAGGCGATCATCCAGGCCACGGTGCAGAAGCAGTTGAGCGACCAGAGCGCGATGGCCGGTCTCATCGGCAGCGTTACCATGACTGTTCTCAACGCCTCGACCAACATCGCCGACACGCGCACTTGGATCACGCTCCCCAAGGAGTTCCAATACGCCCGCATCGCCACGCCGGCCGACCGCCAGCTCACCCTCACCACCGGCACCCAGACCAAAACAATTACTTTGGACCCCGGCGTGGTTAATGTGGTCTATGTGAAAAGCGTCTCCTCGACCGCCCCCCTTCTCGTTTCTCAAATCCTCCTCAAATGA
- a CDS encoding PEGA domain-containing protein — protein MKTARLFVLLTAFAAMLGSSFAQSTVTTEREVSAPATKTETRTYVKDGKTVTEKVVVTTEKEREASSKTYRAAIFVSNRAGAAYDGKVEALEDYVTSRVTDLGVSVISRETASDAVAKVDPGATANAIDTTLGQSTSALRLAQTLGADYVLQVTLTGYEANRRNIDAYGVKTANEDRTLRITYKILDGVTGGSLAADTVKASKTVQQGAGNTATQLEGMDELLDEASLKVATSLKGRLGRVTAPSAEQGLVSVTIQTEAADLTIPDIRIGVENTVTISESKLKVSALAATVEVDGIAVGTAPGTVTVKRGLSKLRITRAGFKPYERTVNFVNGQSLTVALELSEEGYKRWKDSTQFLNDLKNDAKLTDGEVKVLEGKAKMLEQSGFKVNTTAAPAITINEYDDHRGPRKDNKDRSLFSF, from the coding sequence ATGAAAACCGCCCGTCTGTTTGTTCTGCTCACCGCGTTTGCGGCGATGCTTGGCTCCAGTTTCGCCCAATCGACAGTCACCACGGAACGCGAGGTCTCCGCGCCCGCCACTAAAACGGAAACCCGCACTTATGTGAAAGACGGCAAGACCGTCACCGAAAAGGTCGTCGTTACGACTGAGAAGGAGCGCGAGGCCTCCTCCAAGACCTACCGGGCCGCCATCTTCGTTTCCAATCGCGCGGGAGCTGCCTATGACGGCAAAGTTGAGGCGCTGGAAGACTACGTGACTTCCCGTGTGACCGATCTCGGCGTCAGCGTTATCAGCCGCGAAACCGCCTCCGATGCCGTCGCCAAAGTCGACCCGGGTGCGACCGCCAACGCCATCGACACCACGCTCGGGCAAAGCACCTCGGCCCTCCGTCTCGCGCAGACTCTCGGCGCTGATTACGTCCTTCAGGTCACGTTGACCGGCTACGAGGCCAACCGCCGCAACATCGATGCCTATGGCGTCAAGACCGCCAACGAAGACCGCACGCTCCGCATCACCTACAAGATTCTCGACGGCGTGACCGGCGGTAGTCTCGCGGCGGATACAGTCAAGGCCTCCAAGACCGTGCAGCAGGGCGCGGGCAACACCGCCACGCAGCTCGAGGGCATGGATGAACTTCTCGACGAGGCCTCGCTCAAGGTTGCCACCAGCCTCAAGGGCCGCCTCGGCCGCGTCACCGCGCCTTCCGCCGAGCAGGGCCTGGTCTCGGTCACGATCCAGACCGAAGCCGCCGACCTCACGATTCCCGACATCCGTATCGGCGTGGAAAACACCGTCACCATTTCCGAGAGCAAGCTGAAGGTCTCCGCCCTCGCCGCCACTGTCGAAGTCGACGGCATCGCGGTCGGCACCGCACCCGGCACGGTTACGGTGAAGCGCGGTCTCAGCAAACTCCGCATCACCCGCGCCGGCTTCAAGCCCTACGAGCGCACCGTTAATTTCGTCAACGGCCAGTCGCTCACCGTGGCCCTTGAGCTGAGCGAGGAAGGCTACAAGCGCTGGAAGGATTCCACGCAGTTCCTCAACGACCTCAAGAACGACGCCAAGCTCACCGATGGCGAGGTCAAGGTTCTCGAGGGCAAGGCCAAGATGCTCGAGCAAAGCGGCTTCAAGGTGAACACCACCGCGGCCCCCGCCATCACCATCAACGAGTATGACGACCACCGCGGTCCCCGTAAGGACAACAAGGACCGTTCACTCTTCTCGTTCTAA
- a CDS encoding LysM peptidoglycan-binding domain-containing protein, with protein MKNPRSFRLVLSRGLLGSALLASPVFALTSAEFDSLRTKADRGNAIAQYNLGLAYADRRESLYDPAQAYAWLSLAATNGTNGKALANLTSILTPEQLAEGKRRLAAFSASPIAPATSPLAMEEPAPAPAVAPAITADADPDQKKLSAELSAAWKENELLKAGLTAKLADANKRVAIAEAALASKDKEISALQTRLAETRAPVAPAAPVMPIGVSAELASLRSERDQLQASANTAATELASLRASSAKASAEQTALREKLALAVNTANAAQRAQALAESESASLKAAADRASAERLAVAAQLETVTAELATAKAAAPAATAPSVTAQPDPRIASLETERDTLAATIKTLTEERDGLTAQLAAAKAVIPVAPAPAVVIAPIPASPAEPAPTPEADTRLADLEKAKADTDTKLAAALRSFTLQQAEIERLQKALASIDEERAATVTKLETATAELTTLRPQAASSATVSAEAESLRTQLAAANQSLAEKSSAFASSSQSLADSRKTIDNATTELIATRDQLRQTQAQSAAFAVENQQLKTRLALIGNLPAGNTPSRPGTVPSISINLPAATVAPVTPPPAAVATAAETPATPRIHTVTAGDSLSRISKQYYGTPNRWNDILEANRSVISNPNALSLGTKLRIP; from the coding sequence ATGAAAAATCCTCGCTCCTTCCGTCTTGTTCTTTCCCGCGGTCTTCTCGGCTCCGCGCTCCTCGCCTCGCCCGTGTTCGCCCTCACGTCCGCGGAGTTTGATTCACTTCGCACCAAGGCCGACCGGGGCAATGCCATTGCCCAATACAACCTCGGCCTCGCCTACGCCGACCGCCGCGAAAGCCTTTACGATCCCGCCCAAGCCTACGCCTGGCTGAGCCTCGCCGCCACCAACGGCACCAATGGCAAAGCCCTCGCCAATCTCACCAGCATCCTCACACCCGAACAACTCGCCGAAGGCAAACGCCGCCTCGCCGCCTTCAGCGCGAGCCCGATCGCCCCGGCGACTTCGCCCCTCGCTATGGAGGAACCCGCGCCCGCCCCTGCCGTCGCCCCCGCCATCACCGCCGACGCCGACCCAGATCAGAAAAAACTCAGCGCCGAGCTCTCTGCCGCCTGGAAGGAAAACGAACTCCTTAAAGCCGGTCTCACCGCCAAGCTGGCCGACGCCAACAAACGCGTCGCCATCGCCGAAGCCGCCCTCGCCAGCAAAGACAAAGAGATTTCCGCCCTCCAAACGCGCCTCGCCGAGACACGCGCCCCGGTCGCTCCCGCTGCCCCCGTCATGCCCATCGGCGTGAGCGCCGAACTCGCGTCCCTCCGCTCCGAACGCGACCAGTTACAGGCCTCCGCCAACACCGCGGCCACCGAGCTCGCCTCGCTGCGCGCCTCCTCCGCCAAAGCCTCCGCCGAACAGACCGCCCTCCGCGAAAAACTCGCCCTCGCCGTCAACACCGCCAACGCCGCCCAGCGCGCCCAAGCCCTCGCCGAATCCGAGTCCGCCAGCCTGAAAGCCGCCGCCGATCGCGCCAGCGCCGAACGCCTGGCCGTCGCCGCACAACTGGAGACCGTCACCGCCGAACTCGCCACTGCCAAAGCCGCCGCGCCCGCCGCTACCGCTCCTTCCGTCACCGCGCAGCCCGACCCGCGCATCGCTTCACTTGAAACTGAACGCGACACCCTCGCCGCCACGATCAAGACCCTTACCGAAGAGCGCGACGGCCTCACCGCCCAGCTCGCCGCCGCCAAGGCCGTGATCCCCGTCGCCCCCGCTCCCGCCGTCGTGATCGCCCCGATCCCTGCCTCCCCCGCCGAGCCCGCGCCGACTCCCGAAGCCGACACCCGCCTCGCCGATCTCGAAAAAGCCAAGGCCGACACCGACACCAAACTCGCCGCCGCCCTCCGCTCCTTCACCCTCCAGCAAGCCGAGATCGAGCGCCTCCAAAAAGCCCTCGCCAGCATCGACGAAGAACGCGCCGCCACCGTCACCAAACTCGAGACCGCCACCGCCGAGCTGACTACGCTGCGCCCGCAAGCTGCTTCGTCGGCCACCGTCTCCGCCGAAGCCGAAAGCCTCCGCACCCAGCTCGCCGCCGCCAACCAGTCCCTAGCCGAAAAATCCTCTGCTTTCGCCTCGAGTAGCCAGAGCCTCGCCGATTCCCGCAAGACGATCGACAACGCCACGACCGAGCTCATCGCCACCCGCGATCAGCTCCGCCAGACGCAGGCCCAATCCGCCGCCTTCGCCGTCGAGAACCAGCAGCTCAAAACCCGCCTCGCCCTCATCGGCAACCTCCCCGCCGGCAACACCCCGTCCCGCCCCGGCACGGTTCCCTCCATCTCGATCAACCTGCCCGCGGCCACCGTTGCACCGGTGACTCCGCCGCCCGCCGCAGTCGCGACCGCAGCCGAAACCCCGGCCACGCCCCGCATCCACACCGTGACCGCCGGCGATTCGCTCTCCCGCATCTCGAAACAATACTACGGCACCCCCAACCGCTGGAACGACATCCTCGAGGCCAATCGCAGCGTTATCAGCAACCCGAACGCCCTCTCCCTCGGCACCAAACTGCGCATCCCCTGA
- a CDS encoding 3-methyladenine DNA glycosylase: MISAQSSQLLPETEWRDRQRAHEARVASWADPHLARASRGEKHPVYDFLFSYYSFRASWLRQWHPGPDVLLGGDAAREFLRWPEYRETPDGVQVDSSTLTDKRRVSISWMRDLLAAMTTRAPAFACFGLHEWAMVYRQTPEEIRHNAYPLRFPPDELARIVESQPVRCTHFDAFRFFTAPARPLNKLQPERTSVTEHEQRGCLHANMDLYKWAFKLAPFTPSDLIADCFALARDIREMDMRASPYDLRALGFAPLMIETPEGRLDYERQQRAFATRGEPLRARLLSLCERLLAE, encoded by the coding sequence ATGATATCGGCGCAGTCCAGTCAACTCCTCCCCGAGACCGAGTGGCGTGATCGCCAGCGGGCTCATGAGGCGCGCGTCGCCAGTTGGGCCGATCCTCACCTCGCTCGCGCTTCGCGCGGCGAAAAACACCCGGTTTACGATTTTCTCTTCAGTTATTATTCGTTTCGCGCGTCGTGGCTGCGCCAGTGGCATCCGGGCCCCGATGTGCTGCTCGGCGGCGATGCCGCCCGCGAATTCCTACGCTGGCCGGAATACCGCGAGACGCCCGACGGCGTGCAGGTGGATTCATCGACGCTGACCGACAAGCGTCGCGTATCCATTTCGTGGATGCGCGACCTGCTCGCCGCCATGACCACCCGCGCGCCGGCCTTCGCCTGCTTCGGCCTGCACGAATGGGCGATGGTTTACCGGCAGACGCCCGAAGAGATCCGTCACAACGCCTACCCGCTGCGTTTCCCGCCCGATGAACTCGCCCGCATCGTCGAAAGCCAGCCCGTGCGCTGCACCCATTTCGACGCGTTTCGTTTTTTCACCGCCCCCGCGCGTCCGCTCAACAAACTCCAACCGGAACGCACCAGCGTCACCGAGCACGAACAACGCGGCTGCCTCCATGCCAACATGGATCTCTATAAGTGGGCCTTTAAACTCGCGCCGTTCACGCCCAGCGACCTGATCGCCGACTGCTTCGCTCTCGCCCGCGACATCCGTGAGATGGACATGCGCGCGAGCCCCTACGATCTGCGCGCCCTCGGCTTTGCGCCGCTGATGATCGAAACCCCCGAGGGCCGCCTGGACTACGAACGCCAGCAACGCGCCTTCGCCACCCGCGGAGAACCCCTCCGCGCCCGCCTGCTGTCACTGTGCGAACGCCTGCTGGCCGAGTAG
- a CDS encoding rhodanese-like domain-containing protein: protein MKKLLLPLLACFALVTSAFAGSDKVADISHDDLKAAIASGKVTLIDVNGTDTYNSGHIPGAIDFESKEAKLATLLPADKSALVVAYCGNEKCGAYKEGAKAAEKLGYTNVKHYSKGIAGWKKAGEKTEKGS, encoded by the coding sequence ATGAAAAAACTGCTCCTCCCGCTCCTCGCTTGTTTTGCACTCGTTACCTCTGCATTCGCCGGCTCCGACAAGGTGGCCGATATCTCCCATGACGACCTGAAGGCCGCCATCGCCTCGGGCAAAGTCACGCTCATCGATGTGAACGGCACCGACACCTACAACTCAGGCCACATCCCCGGCGCGATCGATTTTGAGTCCAAGGAAGCCAAGCTCGCCACGCTCCTTCCCGCCGACAAATCCGCCCTCGTGGTCGCGTATTGCGGCAACGAGAAGTGCGGCGCCTATAAAGAAGGTGCCAAGGCAGCGGAGAAGCTCGGTTACACCAACGTGAAGCACTATTCGAAGGGCATCGCTGGCTGGAAAAAAGCCGGCGAAAAGACCGAGAAGGGGAGCTGA
- a CDS encoding ATP-binding protein — protein sequence MKKLPSAFLQIFRRPILAWSFFFYLPVAALAVVAIIGLQRNTVQMDAELAAGQRTLGVAGRIGAFGEQITKSILLIEKSVRDKKPAGDSVYELQVAADRLDQIINAFNEGSETVAPDGVRFMLEAVTDEKALESLQAMNVIWFGIKSRADGIVLTAGPKKENSEALPFTESTLSDASAFVAAQQTLLAEKTLTFSRRLEELAKNRVDAVAGPRSILIAVAIIALLSLPGVFFFNRVRSARNASQRLASELGASQARLETQSQALSVAKAETDRIMETVQEGLLLIDSTGIIGDYHSHELNTILRQEKLAGRSLLQILERLLTEKMFNTTKDYFALLFDANRKEKAVLKVNPLTDIEVNFSNPSGGFINRYLGFSFRRIVENGVVTRVFVAVRDVTTQMELEKKLRDSERHKDRQLDILLGIVHVAPDELESFVALVELELDVINDTLRAEHFAATGGQGDALRERLQTVFRSVHNLKGNAALLKLTTFQKAADLFESKLSELLNRPQLTGDDFLSVVVAQAGLRADLGDLIELRGKLVGLRQPVAAAAGHSGNPTSPASQISAGLQQLVADAARDLDKVTTLTIDDYALHTVATDRPALVRDVLIQLTRNSLAHSIEPSPVRSSLGKPPAATLSVRGLPRTADGLNGIAFRDDGRGLDLDAIRLRAEAAGLLTPGADHSPADIARCIFAPGFSTAAEVSLHAGRGMGMDIIKAKVVDEAAGAIEVHCTPGEFCEFHLYFPSAHA from the coding sequence ATGAAAAAGCTCCCATCCGCATTCCTCCAAATCTTTCGCCGCCCAATTTTGGCGTGGAGTTTCTTTTTCTATCTGCCGGTCGCCGCACTGGCCGTCGTCGCCATCATCGGCTTGCAACGCAACACCGTCCAGATGGATGCCGAACTGGCCGCGGGTCAGCGCACCCTCGGCGTGGCGGGCCGCATCGGCGCCTTCGGTGAACAGATAACGAAATCCATTCTCCTCATCGAAAAAAGTGTCCGCGATAAAAAGCCCGCCGGTGATTCCGTCTACGAGCTTCAGGTCGCCGCCGACCGTCTCGACCAGATCATCAACGCGTTCAACGAGGGCTCCGAAACCGTCGCGCCCGACGGCGTGCGTTTCATGCTCGAAGCCGTGACCGACGAGAAGGCGCTCGAATCCCTTCAGGCGATGAACGTCATCTGGTTCGGCATCAAAAGCCGCGCCGACGGCATCGTGCTCACCGCCGGCCCGAAGAAGGAAAACTCCGAGGCGCTTCCCTTCACTGAGTCCACGCTCTCCGACGCCTCCGCCTTCGTCGCCGCACAGCAGACGCTTCTCGCCGAGAAGACGCTCACGTTCAGCCGCCGTCTCGAAGAGCTCGCCAAGAACCGCGTGGATGCCGTCGCCGGTCCGCGCAGCATTCTCATCGCCGTCGCGATCATCGCACTGCTCTCGCTGCCCGGCGTGTTTTTCTTCAACCGCGTCCGCAGCGCCCGCAACGCCTCCCAGCGCCTCGCCTCCGAACTCGGCGCCAGCCAGGCGCGGCTCGAGACGCAGTCGCAGGCTCTCTCGGTCGCCAAGGCCGAGACCGACCGCATCATGGAAACCGTGCAAGAGGGACTCCTGCTCATCGATTCGACCGGCATCATCGGCGACTACCATTCGCACGAGCTCAACACCATCCTGCGCCAGGAAAAACTGGCCGGCCGCAGCCTGTTGCAAATCCTCGAACGCCTTCTCACCGAGAAGATGTTCAACACCACCAAGGATTATTTCGCGCTGCTCTTTGACGCCAACCGCAAGGAAAAGGCCGTGCTCAAGGTCAACCCGCTCACCGACATCGAGGTCAACTTCTCCAATCCCTCCGGCGGTTTCATCAACCGCTACCTTGGATTCTCTTTCCGCCGCATCGTGGAGAACGGCGTCGTCACCCGTGTCTTCGTGGCCGTGCGCGATGTGACCACACAGATGGAGCTGGAGAAAAAACTGCGCGACTCCGAACGCCACAAGGACCGCCAGCTGGATATTCTCCTCGGCATCGTCCACGTCGCGCCCGACGAGCTGGAGAGCTTTGTCGCCCTCGTCGAACTCGAGCTCGATGTGATCAACGACACGTTGCGCGCCGAACACTTCGCCGCCACCGGCGGTCAGGGCGACGCGCTTCGCGAACGCCTGCAGACCGTTTTCCGCAGCGTGCACAATCTCAAGGGCAACGCCGCGCTGCTCAAACTCACGACGTTCCAAAAAGCCGCCGATCTCTTCGAGTCCAAGCTCTCCGAACTCCTCAACCGTCCGCAGCTCACCGGTGATGATTTTCTCTCCGTGGTCGTGGCGCAGGCCGGCCTCCGCGCCGATCTCGGCGACCTGATCGAGCTGCGTGGAAAACTCGTCGGGCTCCGCCAGCCGGTCGCCGCCGCGGCCGGTCATTCCGGAAATCCGACCAGCCCCGCCTCGCAGATTAGCGCCGGCCTGCAGCAACTCGTGGCCGATGCCGCGCGCGATCTCGACAAGGTCACCACGCTCACCATCGACGACTACGCGTTGCACACCGTCGCCACCGACCGCCCCGCGCTCGTGCGCGACGTGCTCATCCAGCTCACCCGCAATTCCCTCGCGCACAGCATCGAGCCGTCGCCCGTGCGCAGCTCCCTCGGTAAACCGCCCGCCGCCACGCTCTCCGTGCGCGGACTCCCCCGCACGGCCGACGGTCTCAACGGCATCGCCTTCCGCGACGACGGACGCGGGTTGGATCTCGATGCCATTCGCCTTCGCGCCGAAGCCGCCGGCTTGCTCACACCGGGCGCGGATCATTCCCCCGCCGACATCGCGCGCTGCATCTTCGCCCCCGGTTTTTCAACCGCCGCCGAGGTCAGCCTGCACGCCGGCCGCGGCATGGGCATGGACATCATCAAGGCCAAGGTCGTCGACGAGGCCGCGGGTGCCATCGAGGTTCACTGCACGCCCGGCGAGTTCTGCGAATTCCACCTCTACTTCCCCTCCGCCCACGCATGA
- a CDS encoding response regulator, whose amino-acid sequence MKLLIVDDSLIMRRAIERSLGRSHFTEVRTATTGVQAVDMFERYQPDVVTMDITMPDMDGLTAVDIILKRNPRATILVVSALADKATAVEAIKRGASGFLLKPITAESVHNALEDILTD is encoded by the coding sequence ATGAAACTTCTTATCGTCGATGACTCGCTCATCATGCGCCGCGCCATCGAGCGCAGCCTCGGGCGTTCCCACTTCACCGAGGTTCGCACCGCCACCACCGGAGTTCAGGCCGTCGATATGTTCGAACGCTACCAGCCTGATGTCGTTACCATGGACATCACCATGCCGGACATGGATGGACTCACCGCCGTGGACATCATTCTCAAACGCAATCCCCGCGCGACCATCCTCGTCGTCTCCGCCCTCGCCGACAAAGCCACCGCCGTCGAAGCCATCAAGCGAGGCGCGTCAGGCTTCCTGCTGAAACCCATCACGGCCGAGTCCGTGCACAACGCCCTCGAGGACATCCTCACCGATTAA
- a CDS encoding chemotaxis protein CheX, protein MEETILKIFAQSITRYFATVSGGEATLGTPYLSAGNESVAYDFSAVIGITGSHRGNIYYTAPREKLHALLPLIGEREPDDRLCAELVGEITNTISGNAREQLGGGFMISTPFIVEGSPLNIHTARDTTCYILPVSWNNHRSRVLVSLQQTSAST, encoded by the coding sequence ATGGAAGAAACCATTCTCAAGATTTTCGCCCAAAGCATCACGCGCTACTTCGCCACTGTCTCCGGCGGCGAAGCCACTCTGGGCACGCCCTACCTTAGCGCCGGCAACGAATCCGTGGCCTACGATTTCTCCGCCGTCATCGGCATCACCGGCTCGCATCGCGGCAACATCTACTACACCGCCCCGCGCGAAAAACTGCACGCACTCCTGCCCTTGATCGGCGAGCGCGAGCCCGACGACCGTCTCTGCGCCGAGCTGGTCGGCGAGATCACCAACACCATCTCCGGAAATGCCCGCGAACAACTCGGCGGCGGTTTCATGATCTCCACTCCGTTCATCGTGGAGGGCAGCCCGCTCAACATCCACACCGCCCGCGACACCACCTGCTACATCCTTCCCGTCTCCTGGAACAACCACCGCTCACGCGTCCTCGTCTCCCTCCAGCAAACCTCCGCCTCAACGTGA
- a CDS encoding chemotaxis protein CheX — MSTSFETERELAVFIGTIGRYFQTVGGSSPDFLTPSLELVMPPRLACTGYMPVSGRLTGWIALSLPSDLLLSLLHHMGEDQHDEAAQLDLVGEITSTLTSNAREHFGEHLLVAPPLSAVAADFPDELTAPPLSFRLPFQWQGADAFLLIALQR; from the coding sequence GTGAGCACTTCCTTCGAAACCGAGCGCGAGCTCGCCGTCTTCATCGGCACCATCGGTCGTTATTTTCAAACCGTCGGCGGTTCCTCGCCCGACTTCCTCACCCCGTCCCTCGAACTCGTGATGCCTCCCCGCCTCGCCTGCACCGGCTATATGCCCGTGAGCGGCCGTCTCACCGGCTGGATCGCGCTCAGCCTGCCGTCCGACCTGCTTCTTTCGTTGCTGCATCACATGGGCGAGGACCAGCACGACGAGGCCGCCCAACTCGATCTGGTCGGCGAGATCACCAGCACCCTCACCAGCAACGCCCGCGAACATTTCGGCGAACACCTCCTCGTCGCCCCGCCGCTCTCGGCGGTCGCCGCCGATTTTCCCGACGAACTCACCGCTCCCCCGCTTTCGTTCCGACTGCCGTTTCAATGGCAGGGAGCCGACGCCTTTCTCCTTATCGCCCTTCAGCGTTAA